A portion of the Sulfuriferula sp. AH1 genome contains these proteins:
- a CDS encoding acyltransferase family protein, which produces MHHKHPHLAHPKYRPDIDGLRAVAILSVISFHAFPDIMPGGFIGVDIFFVISGFLISTIIFSSLERDRFSLVEFYIRRIKRIAPALILVLLSSLVAGWFLLVAIEFDQLGKHTLGGVGFVENLVLWRENGYFDNTSETKPLLHLWSLAIEEQFYIFWPLLLAFVWKRQWSFLKLTLLIAVVSFAANIYLMQRHPTAAFYLPVSRFWELMTGGMLAYANLHRPQLIDKFRNAQSALGFTLILSGLLVLNKGRDFPGWWALLPTLGAFFIISAGPAAWLNQKLLSTKPMVWIGLISYPLYLWHWPLLSYLRIVDAEALRYEKLGAIIIAIVLAWLTYWFIEKKIRTAKNASVTALILFLLLLATGLLGAMVYMHQGYPERPINKQSGIPATLELFKESRESDGSCEKFNHEKPVKEEVCLSNSENPQLLFVGDSHVMALYSAIFAKQFPANSMLVAAHACPLYPNLSYTPTFRLPLANNCTEVSQQALSIAKKYKSIKTVIMANLYNYSNHTYNTYRLNGANLSPNSAFIIGNGFFIQQMLSLGKNVVLVEDVPKLHFDPLQCIQRVPFVTPNNCDSSRKENDIQQRTYKEDLSTLKEKYPPLQIFYTEDTFCDSDICLARLNNKWLYIDTNHISIYASNILLNKMKQDGYLK; this is translated from the coding sequence ATGCATCATAAACACCCTCACCTCGCCCACCCCAAATACCGCCCCGACATTGACGGTCTGCGCGCCGTAGCTATCCTTTCAGTCATTTCATTCCATGCATTCCCGGATATCATGCCCGGCGGATTCATCGGCGTAGATATATTCTTTGTCATTTCCGGCTTCCTGATTTCAACCATCATTTTTTCCAGCCTGGAACGCGATCGTTTTAGTCTGGTTGAATTTTACATTCGACGAATCAAGCGGATCGCGCCGGCATTAATACTGGTATTGCTTTCGAGTCTGGTTGCAGGGTGGTTTCTTCTTGTTGCAATTGAATTTGACCAGTTGGGCAAGCACACTCTGGGAGGCGTCGGGTTTGTCGAGAATCTCGTTCTCTGGCGAGAAAACGGATATTTCGACAACACCTCGGAAACCAAACCGCTGCTTCATCTATGGAGCCTTGCGATTGAAGAACAGTTCTATATCTTCTGGCCACTGCTCCTGGCCTTTGTCTGGAAACGCCAATGGAGCTTCCTCAAGCTTACGCTGCTGATCGCTGTTGTTTCTTTTGCAGCGAACATTTACTTGATGCAGCGCCATCCTACCGCAGCGTTCTACCTTCCTGTTTCCCGATTCTGGGAATTGATGACAGGCGGGATGCTGGCTTATGCCAATCTACATCGACCCCAGCTCATCGATAAATTCAGGAATGCCCAGTCAGCGCTTGGCTTTACGCTTATCCTGTCCGGGTTGCTCGTCCTGAATAAGGGACGGGATTTTCCGGGCTGGTGGGCACTGCTGCCAACACTGGGCGCATTCTTTATCATTTCAGCGGGGCCTGCCGCCTGGCTGAATCAAAAACTGTTATCCACCAAACCAATGGTCTGGATTGGCCTGATCAGCTATCCGCTTTACCTGTGGCATTGGCCACTGCTGTCTTATTTGAGAATCGTCGATGCCGAAGCCTTAAGATATGAAAAGCTTGGCGCCATTATCATCGCGATAGTGCTTGCCTGGCTGACTTACTGGTTTATTGAAAAGAAAATTCGTACCGCGAAAAACGCTTCTGTTACCGCGCTCATCCTTTTTCTCCTGCTATTGGCTACCGGCCTGCTAGGTGCCATGGTGTACATGCATCAAGGCTATCCGGAGCGGCCCATCAATAAACAATCAGGCATTCCTGCCACATTGGAATTATTCAAGGAATCCAGGGAATCAGACGGTAGTTGTGAAAAATTCAACCACGAGAAACCGGTAAAAGAAGAAGTTTGTTTATCAAACTCAGAAAATCCCCAGCTATTGTTTGTCGGAGATAGCCACGTGATGGCGTTATATTCCGCCATCTTTGCGAAACAATTTCCTGCGAATTCAATGTTGGTCGCAGCCCATGCATGCCCTCTGTATCCGAACCTGAGCTACACCCCCACATTCAGGCTTCCGCTTGCAAACAATTGCACCGAGGTATCTCAGCAAGCCCTGTCCATCGCCAAAAAATACAAATCGATCAAAACGGTGATTATGGCCAATTTATATAACTACTCGAACCATACCTATAATACGTACAGACTCAATGGCGCCAACCTCAGTCCCAATTCAGCGTTTATCATTGGCAATGGTTTCTTTATCCAGCAAATGCTGTCACTCGGAAAAAACGTGGTTTTGGTCGAGGACGTCCCCAAGCTGCACTTCGATCCGCTGCAATGCATTCAACGCGTTCCTTTTGTCACGCCGAACAACTGCGATAGCAGCAGAAAAGAAAACGATATCCAGCAACGGACTTACAAAGAAGATTTAAGCACATTAAAGGAAAAATATCCGCCTCTGCAAATATTTTATACGGAGGATACATTCTGTGATTCAGACATTTGCCTGGCTCGTCTGAACAATAAATGGCTCTACATTGATACTAACCACATAAGTATTTATGCATCCAATATACTGTTAAACAAAATGAAGCAAGACGGCTACCTAAAATAG
- a CDS encoding YchJ family protein, which translates to MPACPCGSGLALVACCGRYLAGESAPAAEVLMRSRYTAFVMQDEAYLLATWHPSTRPPHLGLAQETPRPQWLGLKILGHQSQDATHATVEFVARQKIAGRAYRLHEVSRFVLESGRWFYVDGDAG; encoded by the coding sequence ATGCCGGCTTGTCCGTGTGGCTCGGGTTTGGCGTTGGTAGCATGTTGCGGGCGCTATCTGGCGGGCGAATCGGCGCCAGCTGCAGAAGTCTTGATGCGGTCGCGGTATACGGCGTTCGTCATGCAGGACGAGGCTTATTTATTGGCGACATGGCATCCTTCCACACGCCCCCCACATCTGGGTCTGGCCCAGGAGACGCCGCGCCCGCAATGGCTGGGATTAAAGATTCTGGGCCATCAGTCGCAGGACGCGACGCATGCGACAGTGGAGTTCGTCGCCCGGCAAAAGATCGCCGGACGCGCTTACCGCCTGCATGAGGTGAGCCGCTTCGTGCTGGAATCAGGGCGCTGGTTTTATGTGGACGGTGATGCCGGTTAA
- the ppa gene encoding inorganic diphosphatase — protein sequence MSLNQVPAGKDLPNDFNVVIEIPMNGAPIKYEVDKDSGAIFVDRFMSTAMHYPCNYGYIPQTLSEDGDPVDVLVITPFPLMPGVVVRCRTLGMLKMSDEAGFDAKLVAVPVEKLSGLYKSVKSVHDLPTLTLAQIAHFFEHYKDLEPGKWVKVEDWTGVEEAKAEIMAGVTRYNTPA from the coding sequence ATGAGTTTGAATCAGGTTCCGGCAGGCAAGGATTTACCGAATGATTTTAATGTGGTGATCGAGATTCCGATGAACGGGGCACCCATCAAGTACGAGGTGGATAAGGATAGCGGCGCGATTTTTGTAGACCGTTTCATGTCGACTGCGATGCATTACCCTTGCAACTACGGCTATATTCCGCAAACCTTGTCGGAAGACGGCGATCCGGTCGATGTGCTGGTAATCACGCCATTCCCGCTCATGCCGGGTGTGGTCGTGCGCTGCCGTACCCTGGGCATGCTGAAAATGAGCGATGAAGCCGGCTTTGACGCAAAGCTGGTAGCGGTGCCGGTAGAAAAGCTGAGTGGTTTGTATAAATCGGTAAAATCCGTACATGACCTGCCCACATTGACGCTGGCGCAAATCGCTCATTTTTTCGAACATTACAAAGATTTGGAACCGGGAAAGTGGGTAAAGGTCGAAGACTGGACCGGGGTAGAAGAAGCCAAGGCAGAAATCATGGCAGGTGTGACACGTTACAACACGCCAGCCTGA
- a CDS encoding formylglycine-generating enzyme family protein — MRGEQMDAVVQARGGDTPEMFVHDMDATSLRAAQQMAAQQAGLSVYFSDTMHASGTRAPEMAVIPSGWFEIGSPEHEPGHDDSESPQRYVQVSRAFAIGRFTVTAEQWEQFAAATGFRPGRELIWPKGREPIVNVRTPDIERYIAWLNAETGKLYRLPTEAEWEYAARAGTHTAFHFGDMTSCKEVLFKPIFPMPTRKKKWSFMPQCAQLMWAMEVGTKPANLWGLHDVHGNVWEVTATPWQPNHLKTPSDAHQVESRGKNQRIVVKGGSWFDPAVAARSAARWSRLRDELDVNMGFRLVREI, encoded by the coding sequence ATGCGAGGTGAACAAATGGATGCGGTAGTGCAGGCGAGAGGTGGCGATACGCCGGAAATGTTTGTGCATGACATGGATGCCACGAGTCTTCGGGCTGCGCAGCAGATGGCCGCGCAGCAGGCCGGTTTATCCGTGTATTTCAGCGATACGATGCATGCGAGCGGAACGAGAGCGCCGGAGATGGCGGTGATCCCGTCAGGATGGTTTGAAATAGGCTCGCCGGAACATGAGCCGGGGCATGACGATAGTGAATCACCGCAACGCTATGTACAGGTTAGCCGGGCGTTTGCGATAGGGCGTTTTACCGTTACCGCGGAGCAGTGGGAGCAATTCGCTGCGGCAACCGGATTCCGTCCCGGGCGGGAGTTGATCTGGCCAAAGGGGCGTGAACCGATCGTCAATGTGCGCACGCCGGATATAGAGCGTTATATCGCCTGGCTCAATGCTGAAACGGGGAAGTTATATCGTTTGCCTACTGAGGCGGAGTGGGAGTATGCGGCACGTGCCGGTACTCATACCGCTTTTCATTTCGGTGATATGACCAGCTGCAAGGAAGTGTTGTTCAAACCGATTTTTCCGATGCCGACCAGGAAAAAGAAATGGTCGTTCATGCCGCAATGCGCTCAGTTGATGTGGGCTATGGAAGTGGGAACCAAGCCTGCCAATTTGTGGGGTTTGCATGATGTGCACGGTAATGTATGGGAAGTGACGGCGACGCCGTGGCAGCCTAATCACCTGAAGACCCCGAGTGACGCGCATCAGGTCGAGTCTCGCGGCAAAAACCAGCGTATCGTGGTCAAGGGCGGCTCATGGTTTGACCCCGCAGTTGCGGCGCGCAGTGCAGCGCGCTGGTCGCGTTTGCGCGATGAGCTGGATGTGAATATGGGATTCAGGCTGGTGCGTGAGATCTAA